The following coding sequences lie in one Mus musculus strain C57BL/6J chromosome 11, GRCm38.p6 C57BL/6J genomic window:
- the Gm39572 gene encoding uncharacterized protein Gm39572: MKARGRLAACSRSLPAPHPACSVWFHGPGFPHSWRGRLAKPRVDGATGGALQPAVVTALLSPPCLPFKAMKCHPWGRQDPNKAPAWLLGHELWAEAGSERHRQSKPDGSFWPAPSREAAWPCSGSQCAHGFLLRLGDLPKSSRGLQLAQHFLCVRAIEDVLIIAVPRRLALVCPLTSAPVTPGQGPWLSCTCQEKSCRHLDKTSVVSTLTHRPESHSLPGRTRAGQTVQVTDTAALRFSTQMLLWHTGCPRVIDLWLEVIFQRIWFGIFSQEPLRTRKNGQQGRGGGAQLAKCSVCIVQALAPV; the protein is encoded by the exons ATGAAAGCCAGAGGGAGGCTggccgcctgttccagaagcctACCCGCTCCGCACCCAGCCTGCTCGGTCTGGTTTCACGGGCCTGGTTTTCCACACAGCTGGAGGGGCCGGCTAGCCAAGCCAAGGGTGGATGGCGCAACTGGAGGAGCTCTCCAGCCAGCAGTGGTAACTGCCCTCCTCAGCCCCCCATGCCTGCCTTTTAAGGCCATGAAGTGCCATCCATGGGGGAGACAAGACCCAAATAAGGCACCAGCCTGGCTGCTTGGACACGAGCTGTGGGCtgaggcagggagtgagaggcACCGGCAATCCAAACCAGACGGGTCTTTCTGGCCAGCCCCCAGCAGGGAGGCTGCCTGGCCTTGCTCCGGGTCCCAGTGTGCTCATGGATTTTTGCTCAGGCTGGGCGACTTACCTAAGAGTTCCAGAGGCCTGCAACTTGCTCAG CACTTTCTATGTGTGCGTGCCATTGAAGATGTACTGATTATAGCAGTTCCCAGACGACTGGCACTTGTCTGTCCCTTGACTTCAGCTCCTGTCACACCAGGACAAGGACCTTGGCTATCTTGTACTTGCCAAGAAAAGTCCTGCAGGCACCTTGATAAAACTTCAGTTGtgagcacactcacacacaggccaGAAAGCCATTCACTCCCTGGAAGAACACGAGCCGGCCAAACCGTGCAGGTGACAGACACAGCAGCCCTGAGGTTCAGCACACAGATGCTCCTGTGGCACACAGGGTGTCCCCGAGTTATTGACTTGTGGCTGGAagtcattttccaaagaatttgGTTTGGGATATTTAGCCAAGAGCCATTAAGAACTAGAAAAAATGGCCAACAGGGCCGAGGGGGTGGGGCTCAGCTAGCAAAGTGCTCAGTGTGCATAGTTCAAGCCTTAGCACCAGTGTAA